In one Pseudomonadales bacterium genomic region, the following are encoded:
- a CDS encoding MAPEG family protein: MLSFESYNAAYWGVWVIIATVLVQWVVENGVKAAQDGAIPGKIDNSLSHSSFVFRAHRTFMNSIENLPTMLGTIFLAIFVAADPFWVTTFVWCFALARIIHMSLYYGIATEKNPSPRSYFFVIGLAANIALLGLCAMALP; encoded by the coding sequence ATGTTGTCATTTGAAAGCTATAACGCCGCGTACTGGGGTGTCTGGGTAATCATTGCCACAGTTCTTGTACAGTGGGTGGTCGAAAATGGTGTAAAAGCTGCTCAGGATGGCGCTATCCCGGGAAAAATAGATAACAGTCTGAGCCATTCTTCATTTGTTTTTCGTGCTCACCGCACATTCATGAACTCAATTGAAAACCTGCCAACCATGCTGGGAACAATATTTCTGGCAATATTCGTGGCCGCAGACCCTTTCTGGGTGACCACCTTTGTCTGGTGCTTTGCTTTGGCGCGCATTATCCACATGAGCTTGTATTACGGAATCGCCACAGAGAAGAACCCCAGCCCAAGAAGCTACTTTTTCGTCATCGGCCTTGCAGCCAACATTGCTCTACTGGGGTTATGCGCAATGGCACTCCCCTGA
- a CDS encoding sulfotransferase, which yields MTKSYSLPLSTDELLAEARRITGIDIVDNEVVEPLTVLVTSINNESQLHEAGAIAKQNKLLRLLSNRLRMLRDFTAHPEIADEKIENPVFILGMARSGTTKTHRVLSATGDFNFMPLWQVQYPALFTGDRDESPQARVDATDEYCRWLDETAPEIKLGHSFKTHAAEEDSLLTEQCFVAPSFFAYSEVQSYMEWFAGLGSDGMKTNFKFLRDVMKYLQWQGLATASKPWLLKAPTYYGFEPELLSVFPDAHILMTHRTPLSTVPSICKLLDNFHLPYSNLKPDPQALKTGIADLLKLHLHNRETHPTLNILDILFEDAVKDMETVAEKIYAHAGLAFSEESRLGIRNWGANNPIHKEGKFEYSLEEYGLSADNIEQETAGYIALIESLKSQH from the coding sequence ATGACAAAAAGCTATTCCCTACCCCTGAGTACTGACGAACTACTGGCTGAGGCACGCAGGATTACCGGCATTGATATTGTTGATAATGAAGTCGTTGAACCCTTAACGGTTTTAGTCACATCAATTAACAATGAAAGTCAGTTACACGAAGCAGGGGCGATCGCCAAACAAAACAAGCTGCTGCGTCTGTTAAGCAATCGCTTACGTATGTTGCGGGACTTTACTGCTCACCCCGAGATTGCCGATGAAAAAATTGAAAACCCGGTCTTCATTCTGGGTATGGCACGCAGTGGCACCACCAAAACACACCGCGTTCTGTCGGCAACTGGCGACTTTAACTTTATGCCCCTTTGGCAGGTTCAATACCCCGCCCTGTTTACCGGGGATCGCGATGAGTCACCACAAGCGCGCGTTGACGCGACTGACGAATACTGCCGCTGGCTCGACGAAACTGCACCCGAAATCAAGCTGGGGCATAGCTTCAAAACACATGCCGCAGAAGAAGACTCCCTGCTCACCGAGCAATGTTTTGTTGCCCCGTCTTTTTTCGCCTATTCCGAAGTACAAAGCTATATGGAGTGGTTTGCCGGGCTGGGTAGCGATGGCATGAAAACCAACTTTAAATTTTTGCGTGATGTCATGAAATACCTGCAATGGCAAGGACTGGCTACCGCCTCAAAACCCTGGTTGTTAAAAGCCCCGACTTATTACGGCTTTGAACCTGAGTTGTTATCGGTGTTTCCCGATGCGCACATCCTGATGACCCATCGCACTCCACTCAGCACCGTGCCATCCATCTGCAAATTACTTGACAACTTCCACTTGCCATACAGCAATCTGAAGCCTGACCCTCAAGCACTAAAAACGGGTATTGCCGATTTGCTTAAGCTGCATTTACATAACCGGGAAACACACCCCACACTCAACATTCTGGATATTCTCTTTGAAGATGCCGTTAAGGATATGGAGACCGTCGCTGAAAAAATTTACGCCCACGCAGGCTTGGCGTTCTCAGAAGAGTCTCGCCTTGGAATACGTAATTGGGGTGCAAATAACCCGATCCATAAAGAGGGAAAATTTGAATATTCTCTCGAGGAGTACGGCCTTTCTGCCGACAATATCGAACAGGAAACAGCGGGTTACATTGCACTCATCGAATCGTTAAAAAGCCAACACTAA
- a CDS encoding sulfotransferase — translation MAKGYPIPLSVNELLAKAREITGVDIIDDEVVEPLTMLVNSLNNEAQLHETGVIAKQNKLLRLLSNRLRMLRDYAAHPEIADEKIENPVFIFGMARSGTTKTHRVLASTGDFNYMPFWQVQYPSLFTGDRSESPQARIDAADEYCRWLDETAPESKLGHSFETFEAEEDSLLWEQCFIAPSFLGYAEVPSYIEWFAQQGMMPVFKMLEKSLKYLQWQGLATASKPWLLKAPTYYGFEPELLSVFPDAHIVMTHRSPLSTVPSLCKLVNQFHIPFDDARVNSQSLQTDLAATLDLHLSNRETTPNLNILDFRFEDAVNNMEAVAEKVYAHAGLTLSDESREKIQNWGANNPIHKKGKFEYSLEEFGLTEEGIKRDMAGYIAFIDAL, via the coding sequence ATGGCAAAAGGTTACCCAATACCACTTTCCGTCAACGAGCTACTGGCTAAAGCCAGAGAAATCACAGGGGTTGATATTATCGACGACGAGGTGGTTGAGCCGCTGACCATGCTGGTTAACTCCCTCAATAACGAAGCCCAGCTGCATGAAACCGGTGTCATTGCCAAACAAAATAAGCTTCTGCGCCTGTTGAGTAACCGGCTACGAATGTTGCGAGATTACGCGGCCCACCCCGAAATTGCGGATGAAAAAATCGAAAACCCTGTTTTCATCTTCGGCATGGCGCGCAGCGGCACCACAAAAACTCACCGTGTGCTGGCTTCAACCGGTGATTTTAATTACATGCCTTTTTGGCAAGTCCAGTATCCCTCATTATTTACCGGGGACAGAAGTGAATCTCCCCAAGCTCGTATCGATGCCGCCGATGAATACTGCCGCTGGCTCGATGAGACGGCCCCTGAGAGCAAGCTCGGGCACAGCTTCGAAACCTTCGAAGCCGAAGAAGATTCACTATTATGGGAGCAATGTTTTATAGCCCCGTCATTCTTAGGGTACGCCGAAGTACCCAGTTATATCGAGTGGTTTGCCCAGCAAGGCATGATGCCCGTATTCAAAATGCTCGAAAAATCGCTCAAGTATTTGCAGTGGCAAGGCCTAGCTACAGCATCAAAGCCCTGGTTGTTAAAAGCGCCGACTTACTATGGTTTCGAACCAGAGTTACTTTCGGTGTTTCCCGATGCCCATATTGTCATGACCCACCGCAGCCCTCTGAGCACTGTCCCCTCGCTTTGCAAACTGGTTAATCAGTTCCATATCCCGTTCGATGACGCACGGGTTAACTCCCAGTCATTGCAGACAGATCTCGCGGCAACACTTGATCTGCATTTAAGTAACAGGGAAACAACGCCCAACCTCAACATTCTGGATTTCCGCTTTGAAGATGCCGTGAACAACATGGAAGCCGTCGCGGAAAAAGTATACGCCCATGCCGGCTTAACATTGTCTGATGAATCTCGTGAAAAAATTCAAAACTGGGGAGCTAACAACCCTATTCACAAAAAAGGTAAGTTTGAATATTCACTGGAAGAGTTTGGCTTGACAGAAGAAGGCATCAAGCGAGACATGGCCGGTTACATCGCGTTTATCGACGCGCTCTAA
- the tgt gene encoding tRNA guanosine(34) transglycosylase Tgt, with protein MSHPCFMSFELDSTYSGEAGKARRGRLKFPRGTVETPAFMPVGTYGTVKGMLPRDIKEIGAEIILGNTFHLMLRPGTEVVKEHGLDNNGTLHDFMQWQGPILTDSGGFQVFSLGDLRKITEEGVAFQSPIDGSKVFLDPETSIQVQRELGSDIVMIFDECTPYPATEQQARESMELSLRWAKRSKDAHADNPSALFGIVQGGMYEELRSESLKGLEDIGFDGYAIGGLSVGEPKEDMLRVLEHLAPEMPDNRPRYLMGVGKPQDILEAVRRGIDMFDCVMPTRNARNGHLFTSEGVIKIRNAKHRHDTGPLDNSCDCYTCQNFSRAYLHHLDKCGEILGAQLNTIHNLRYYQNLMSDIRLAIEENRLDEYTDQFYQQQGLERPR; from the coding sequence ATGAGTCATCCGTGTTTTATGAGCTTTGAGCTGGATAGCACTTACAGCGGAGAAGCGGGCAAGGCTCGCCGCGGACGATTGAAGTTTCCGCGTGGTACCGTTGAAACACCTGCGTTTATGCCTGTGGGGACCTATGGCACGGTGAAAGGCATGTTGCCTCGCGACATCAAAGAGATTGGCGCGGAGATTATTCTAGGCAATACGTTTCACCTGATGTTGCGGCCCGGCACAGAAGTTGTAAAAGAACACGGCCTGGACAATAACGGCACCTTGCACGACTTTATGCAGTGGCAGGGGCCAATCCTAACGGACTCCGGTGGCTTTCAGGTTTTCAGCCTGGGTGATTTGCGAAAGATAACCGAGGAAGGCGTCGCATTTCAGTCGCCTATTGACGGTAGCAAAGTCTTTCTAGACCCCGAAACCTCTATTCAGGTGCAGCGAGAGCTCGGTTCAGACATCGTCATGATATTTGATGAATGCACGCCTTACCCTGCAACGGAGCAACAGGCTCGGGAGTCTATGGAGCTTTCACTGCGCTGGGCCAAGCGCAGTAAGGATGCTCACGCGGATAATCCCTCCGCGCTGTTTGGTATTGTGCAGGGAGGGATGTATGAAGAGCTGCGCAGTGAGTCTCTGAAAGGCCTGGAAGACATTGGTTTCGATGGATATGCCATTGGCGGGCTATCGGTGGGCGAGCCAAAAGAAGATATGCTGCGAGTATTGGAGCATCTTGCGCCGGAAATGCCAGATAACCGTCCACGGTACCTGATGGGGGTCGGCAAGCCACAGGATATTCTGGAAGCTGTGCGTCGTGGCATCGATATGTTTGACTGTGTGATGCCCACCCGCAACGCACGCAACGGCCATCTGTTTACCAGTGAAGGCGTGATTAAAATTCGCAATGCCAAACACCGTCACGATACCGGCCCGCTGGACAATAGTTGTGATTGTTATACCTGCCAGAATTTCAGTCGGGCCTATCTCCACCACTTGGATAAATGTGGTGAAATTCTCGGCGCTCAACTAAATACAATTCACAACCTGCGTTATTACCAGAACCTGATGAGTGATATTCGGCTGGCGATTGAAGAAAACCGTTTAGACGAGTACACCGATCAGTTTTACCAGCAACAGGGTTTGGAACGACCAAGGTAG